One genomic window of Cannabis sativa cultivar Pink pepper isolate KNU-18-1 chromosome 2, ASM2916894v1, whole genome shotgun sequence includes the following:
- the LOC133035131 gene encoding uncharacterized protein LOC133035131, whose product MDEFLNNVNPTNDSPTPISLLLKLHTVKPFNCPSLMKALFGIWSSQCHFPVSVSEHVDGLFLVTFGCEGDKGRVLKGQPWHFAQSITIFAAPESSFPITPENLHYVPFWIQVYGIPFMCKSYELVRFIASEISDLIEVDKDTVKEGTRPYLRIRILLDVNLPIRKGMNIRFIKRGREFVKWLDFKYERLPDFCFFCGKLDHTKRYYRAYLQNVMRIILLLLVPLPFFLEENRRFQINLYLSSILILLPSLWLRWTLCNIRFS is encoded by the coding sequence aTGGATGAATTTCTTAACAATGTTAACCCTACTAATGATTCTCCTACCCCCATTAGTCTCCTCCTTAAGCTTCACACAGTCAAGCCCTTTAATTGCCCTTCTCTAATGAAAGCTCTTTTTGGTATTTGGTCGTCGCAGTGTCATTTTCCTGTTTCTGTTTCTGAACATGTCGATGGTCTTTTCCTGGTCACCTTTGGGTGTGAGGGGGATAAGGGTAGAGTTTTAAAAGGCCAACCTTGGCACTTTGCTCAAAGTATTACTATCTTTGCTGCCCCTGAGAGTTCCTTTCCCATTACTCCTGAAAACCTTCATTATGTCCCCTTTTGGATCCAAGTTTATGGTATCCCTTTTATGTGTAAGTCATATGAGTTGGTTAGGTTCATTGCTTCTGAAATTAGTGATCTTATAGAGGTTGATAAGGATACGGTCAAGGAGGGTACTAGGCCGTACCTGAGAATAAGGATTCTCTTAGATGTTAATTTGCCTATACGCAAAGGTATGAATATCAGATTCATTAAGAGGGGAAGAGAGTTTGTCAAGTGGTTAGATTTTAAATATGAGAGGCTTCCTGACTTTTGTTTCTTCTGTGGAAAGTTAGATCACACTAAACGTTATTACCGTGCTTACTTGCAAAATGTGATGAGAATCATACTGCTCCTACTTGTCCCTTTACCATTCTTCTTAGAGGAAAATAGAAGATTTCAAATAAATCTATACCTTTCCAGTATCCTCATCCTCCTGCcatcactatggttgaggtggACCTTGTGTAATATCCGCTTTTCTTGA